TATTTGCTACGTTGTGgtttctttttcccaccctttatcccccACGCCCCTGTTTCACCCCCATCACTAAAtggcagagaaagaaggatagagggggagggatggggggaaggagagagaaatagagataaagagagaggtatgaatctaatttcttcttatttcttttttgacaaTGACTACCAACAAACTACAACCAACCCCCCTGAACGACCAACAAGCACTAATCCTACTTCTCAGGGCCCTGGCATTtatgtaccctctgaaaagtttccagaattccaaGCATCACACAATCGCAGAACCTatttgcagctggcaaaatcacacctctgctagagcacggggcaaatcatagtcagctgctgcacGGTGCCCCCATCTatctacacctgggattaaaacgaaaacatattcttataatatttctgtctaaaagaaaccaaaattccagaattctcactacacagAATTCTCATTTCCACAGCAGCATCCACCTCAGGAGCGGATTAGTGTGTACACACACCTGCTCTGCAGAGAGCAGTTTTATAAAACAGTTCAAATGAATGTTTCCCAGCAGACTGGATGCCATGTTCAACCCCTTCTGAGCGCTATCACCTTTAACCACCTGATGGGTCTGAGTCGGTAGCATGCCTTGACTGGGCGATGGTGGGCTGCTGAACACATCTAAGTCGTAAGTCACCAGTAATAACACTTGGATCACAATCAGCCATAAAGGTGAGACAGTGACTCAAGGGCTGGGAAGTCAGGGAGCAGTCTGGAGAAACACGTGCAGCCAACAGCTCCTACTGTTATCCAACAGCCATGGCACCTACTGTGGGCCTGAAGGTGAgcggaattttttttttttttaattgtgtgtatgtgtgaaagagaAAGATATGTGTGTGTTCGTAACTGCAGGTGTGCACACGCCACAGTGTTTGAGTGGAGGACAATGCTGGCTGGAGGTCCCCGCCCTCCTTCCACCTGGTTGGCTGCTGTGACCTTGACAGACCTTTGTCAGATCTCCAGTCTGCAGAGGTATGACACAGGAAATCAATTACTCTTACAGCCTCAGAGGACTCACCTTCAAGGACACCTGCTCCTGGAGGGTGGAGTTTGCGTAGGCGAAGGTGCTGGCCATCCCGATGCACACAGCAATGCCTGTGGGAATAGCAGGTTGACATGGGGGACATGCTGGCTTCCACCCGCTCAGGCCTCCAGCCTAGCCCGAGACCCTGATACATGCTggagaaaaaaatccaccatGTTTCTGAAGTTGGCAAGGATGCTGAGCCCTCATCTGGGCAAAGCTTAGCGAGTTCAGAGAGAGCTGTGCAGGATGGCCAGACCAGATTCCAAACTCCAGCTCTGTTACTTCTGCTGTGTGACTGCAGGCAAGTTGCTACCCCTCTCTGAGCCCCAGTACCCTCATCTGTGTGATGGACAGACAGCTAATAGCAGCAACCTCACAGTGGGGCAGGTCACACAGGCTGTAACCTCCAGCAGTGACTCTGGATATTACCCTGTCTGCTCTAAAATGAACCTGGAGTTATTTGTAATATGGACACAGGAGACCACAGGGCTAAGGGTGAAGGTGGCAATCTCTGCTGTCAGGCAGAGGGCGGGCCAGAAGGGAGAACGGAACTGCACTGGGTTCCACAACTCATTTCATTACCAATGTATGCAATATGCAGCCTAGGCCTGCTCCTGTGGAATGACTTCCAATCCTGCTGTTGCTTCAGACAGGACTGAGATGCGGCTGGCGTTGCAATGTTGTGCCCTAGACTCTTCTAGATCAACTGCACagaagtgtttctctttgttAGAAACGAAGAGAACGTGAGAATGGTAACCCTAGTCCTTTCCGTTTTGGATTAAATAACAAGAATGGTGAGCTGCTTAGTTGGTAAAGgggcttgcagccaagcctgacaacctgagttcaatccccaggacccacgaTGAAGGGCAGAGCCGACTCTTGaaaaatgtcctctgacctccacataggtGCTACTGTCCATAtgtttgtgcacacatgcacacattaagtagacaaatgtaaattaaaaacaaccaCATAGCACactgaagctgggcatggtggcggtACACACCTGTCAGACCTGTGACCCCTGCACcaaggaacctgaggcaggaggacaccaAATTTGATGTCTACTGaggaagacactgtctcaaacaaactgATAACTAATGAAAAAAACTAATGACAACACTCAAGGACAAATTAGCTGCAagggccaggcatagtggtacatgcccaTCATTCTAGCActaaggaggtggaggcaggaggattgctgcaagttcaaggtgAGGCTCAGCTACAAACTTATActgacagccaaggctacaaatgagaccttgtggaaaaaaaaaaaaagaaagaaaacaaacaaacccaaaaaaaccacCCTTAGACACAAGTTTGGCAGAATTCAGGGCGAGACTTATAAGGACATGCTGGCTTCCATGCCTAGGGACAGAAGGGAAGGGTAGTGACATGAGGGGTCTGCACCTAGGAAGGGGGTGATAAAGTTGGCTGGAACTCCCCAGAGAggggaaaataagaaaacaaaagatgttCTCATCTTGagattctcttttttgttgtttggggtatttatttatttatttatttatttatctatttatttatttatttatttatttatttatttaatattgtgtCTGGGTCCCTGAGCATGAGGCTacacatgccatggtgtgtgtaaGGAGGTCGGGACAACCCTCAGCAGCTGTCTTCTTCCCCAGGACCATGGGTGCTGGGCATAGAACTCAGTAAACGGTTGCAAGCACTATCACGCACTGAGCCGCCTCACTGGCCCTTAAGGTTGTCTTGTACAGGAAGAAGTAACTGAGTCCAAGTCTGTAAATACTGCTGGCAGGGCGGCACCATCAATGCTGCAGAGAATGTCACTGAGTCACGAGTGTGCACTAGGTACTTGGGTAAGCACTACATGAGGCCTGGTCATGCCGAGTACCTGCTATGTGCCAGGCTCTGCCAgtgcgtgtgtgggtgtgtgggcatgcatgtgcatgtgtgtgtgagatggtaCTCATGGAGGGATCAGAAGACAATCTGAAGAAGTGGGTTCTCTCCTGCTACATGGGTCCCGAGGActggactcaggtcatcaggcttggcaccaAGGGCTCTGGTGATTTGAACATGTGGCAGTAATGAACACAATGGTAACCACACACTCGAAGAGCACTTTCTTTATATGTGTGACACGTGTGACCTCAAATACTTCTTCAGCGTGACTCCCCAAAGTACAGTCACCCACCAGCATTTGTGGGAAGTGTTCTGGGATCCCTGTAGACACCCAAGTCTGTGGCTGCTCCGATTTGAACATGAAACGGCATGGTATTTGCATAGAAACGACACACATCCCCCGTAGTAGGTTCAATCACCTCTGAACGCTCACTGTGACTGTGTTGTGGATGGAATGCTAGCGGGGCAAGTTCAGTAGACACTCCTTTTTCCCGACTGTTGtgttcacatgtatacacatgtgcacatgcacctggGACACACACATCGACACCAGATGTCTTTCTCCCTCACACCCCACCCTAGCTTTCGAGACAGGGTCGCTCACTGAACCTGGGTAGTGAACTGCAGGAattgtgtctctgcctctccaacaCTGGGATGCCAGCTGTGTGCCCAGCTGTTCACATGGGTACTAGTGATTAACCGAAGTCCCCATGCCTACGGGCAGGCCATTTACCCCTTTAATCCACCCCCATCTCTTCCTTGGGTAGTTGGCTGAATCTGCAGATGCAGATTTGGGGATTGGGAGGAAgagctgtttgtattttttttggggggggggaggggcggtttcgagacagggtttctctgtgtagccctggctgtcctggaactcactctgtagaccaggctggcctcgaactcagaaatctgcctgcctctgcctcccgagtgctgggattaaaggcatgcgccaccactgcccagttgtGGTGCAGCtgtggtgctgtttgtatttaaCCCCTATCTGAAAGACAGAGCCACGGCAGGGCGCTAAATAAAACACCCAGTGTGGTGCAGCTAGGAAAGGCCGGAGCTGTGCTCCCAGAAGCCTGACGCTCTGCTCTTTCCTTCTTACTGACAGACCGGCTAAGGAAATTTCTATCTCAACCCCACTgaacagaggagaaaaccaaGGGTCAGAGAGGCCAAGCCACTTGCTCAAAGTCATAGAATTCAGCTGGAAATCTGAACCCAGGGCTGATCCAAAACACCATGCACTCCTGCACGGAGCACCATGATGCTTGTACGCGCTGGTCCTGGCTCTGGGCATGCGCAGTCCTTCTCTGGAGCTGCGGGCCCTTTGGGACTCACCCAGCTTGTGTTGGAAGCACAGTTTGGCCAACAGGATGAGGATGAAGGGCAGTCCTTTCTGAAGCCAGCAAATCACAGCCTTCAGCTCAGACAGTGCGGGTGCCGGAGTTCCGGGCTGCTCGTCGACCCCTTCCTCCGAGTGCCCACGGTGGTCCCCACCCACATGCTGCAGCAGGGAGCCCCCGCGGTGGGTGCTGTGGTGGAAGTGGTGGtgggcctggcggtggtggtAGGTGCTTCCTTCGGTGCTGCGGCCGCCGGCCTCATCCCTGGTGGCCGGCATGGGGATGAAGACATCCCCGCCACCCGCTGTGGAGCCCAGCACCAGGCCTGCTGGGAAGGGGCTGGCAGGCAGGCTACCTGCCAGGCCTGAGAAGAGCGCAGGAGGGGAGGCCGGCTCTGCCTTCAGGCTCTCAAATACACCACCCTCATCCACGCTGGCCTCAGGGCTGAGCGCCTGGCTGCGACTTCTGCAGACAAGATGACAAAGCTCCCATCAGACCAGGCCCCAAACTCACACTGCAGATCAGTCTCTGTGCTGGGAGGGAGCAGATGTAACTCCACTATGGTGTctagagggaaggggggaggggtctGCACACTTAGAGGACATAAGCATATCCCCAGGATTGAATCCTCAGTGCTTTATGAGAAGAGGGAGTGAACCAGGAAAAACCCACAATCAGAAGCATCAAGAACATCCAGAACTGTGAGACAAACCTTTCTTCACAACGTCACCCAGCCTGTAGTGGTCTGGTTTGGTAACAGAAACACAGATCAAAAGATATGAGACAGAAAATTAGCACCCTCATGGGATGGTGGGCACCAAGTACCAACAACATGACCGATGCAACTGTCTCCCCTCAAAATGCTGGGTGCAGTCCTAGGCCCCCGAAACCCAGGATGTGACTCTATTTAGGAGAGGGTCTTAAACAGTAGACACAAATCATGAATGGCAGAGTCTCTGTGGAACAGACACACAgcagggggagaagagagactcTAGAAAGTAGACCCTGCCCCTTGCAGCCTCCAGCACCATGAGAAAGCAAGTCTGTGTGTGAAGCCACCAGTGGCACCAGCTCCAATAGGCTTGTGATCCCAGAACCTGGGGGGCTGAGAGGAACCTAACTTCAAGACCAGGCTGGGCAACTTACCCTGCCTTGGGAAAGTGGGAAAAAGGCTGGGGATTGTTGCTCATGGTAAGACTCAGGGTCCCATGTGTTTCTGAATGACTCATGAAATCCTCCTACCAGCCTATATTAGGTATATATAAtatccccatttcacagataaaCCAATGGAGGCACACACAGATGCAAGCACTTGGTCATGGGTGAATTGCTGGTGAGGAATAAGAACCAAGGTTTGGTCCCAGGTGGACCAACACTACAGcctacatttatttctttatttttgaggcagggtctcatctatccccaagctggcctcaaacttgctatgtagctgaggctggtcttgaactcccacttctcctgcctccaccatccAAATGCTAGGTTTAtacgtgtgtgccaccacatcaggTTTATACAGtgccctgggattgaactcagggctttctgAGTTGCAAGACGAATGTTCcgtcactgagccacacccagcaCTGACTGCGCTCACTCTTAGACACTCCCCATAAAAGCTGCTTCTAGCCTTGACCTGGTGCCATCCAGCTCTACTTATTATATAGATATGGTTAGTTGCTTAATTACTAGTTAATCATTAAttcaattaatataaatataggtGTAGCTGGTATTTCACCATCACACTAAAAGCTCTCTAAGGACTCCCAGTCTATATTTCTAGAAGACTCTGCTAAGTTCTAGAGACAGATAACAAGTGCATTCCTATTTTATAGATAGAAACTGAGGTTCCAGATGAGCACCCCAAACCCCACTCTCTCAGTGGACTTCTCACCTCTCAAGGGCCTCCTGTTTCAGGCCGCTGTGGGCACTAAGCTATCCCCCAGCCCTCCCCTGCCCCATCTAGGTTACCTGCATTTCTCCATCAGATGTCAGCTGACACATGTCCTCCTTGATGGGAAGACAGTGGCCACCTCTCACTAAAGCCAGCACCTGCCTGCAGGGGACTGATCTCAGTGGCCAGTTTACTACCTACCTTTCCTTAGAGACTCATGGCCCTCAATCCTAGCTGTGTGCTGTGGTTACTGGGCGGAGCCCAGCAAAGCTGCAGGTGGTCCAGACCCATGTATCAAAGTCTTTGGGGTTAGGCCCTCTCCTTTGACAAACCCTCTGGAGATGAGAGCATGCAGCGACAGGGACAACCTTGATTGATTACTCCCTGTGTAGCTCTCAAGAAAGCACAATGCATCGCACAGAGCATGCTCAACCAATGTTGTTTGGAGGAATGAGGGATTAGTCTGGCCAGTAATTAAAGGAGTATGTCTTAGGGGCCAACTGTATGGATTAGTGGGTGGAAGTGCTAGCTGCAAAGCCTAGGTTCAAatcctgggacctacatggtgaaaggagagaactgactcctgcaggtaGCCCAACACACAGATAAATGGAGTTGTTTAAAGCACTTAATTGAGCCTGATATTTACAAAACTCACTTGATGATGgaattatcccccccccccccccagtggaaAGCCTACTACTGCTGTACAGGACACTGAGGGCAAAGGTTGGTGTGGAGAAGCCTTGAGGATGTTTCCTTCACAAACTGGGTTTCATGGTACATCATCCTAACCCTGGCATGGCTTGAAGCTGGCTACCTCATTACTCTCCCCTCTGGGCCCCCTTCCTGGTGGCTCCAAAGCCTGGGAATTGTGTGGTCCTCCTCCCTTGGGCTCCGGATAAAAATACTGATGATATTAGTGGCGGCAACAATAACAGACACCATGGCTATATGTCTCGGAGGGACCGAGCTTTCTCTGCATTTCAAGAGCTTGGCTCAGAAAGCACATGTCCTGCCAGGTGCCCAGGCCTGTGCGGATGACCCCATAGCCCCAGGGGACTCTGGAaagcctcccccaacccctgagCTTACTTGAGTTCCTGAGGCTCCAGGGAACTTAAGTACAAATAAGGAAAGGGCTCAAACCACCAAGGGCTTTTTTCAGTTGGCCTCCCTCCCCTCAGCCCCTCTCCTGTACCCAGCCGGGACTGTAGCCTAAATGGGAAAGAATATTCCTTATGGAGTTGGAGGCTATGCACTTCCAACTTAACCACTTAAGAGAACCGGCTCTCACAGCCCAGGGGAATGGATCCACTTGGATCTCAGAAGGCAAACTATGTGTCTGAAACAGCCAATGAGATGCAATCACAAGGAACAGTGGGTGTCTGAAGGCAAGGCTGACAAACAGAGCTTGATCCCTGGGACTTacagggcagaaagagagaactgaccttgacctacacaaacacacacacacacacacacacacacacacacacacacatgccgtGACACAGGCACTCTATTCACTATAAGAACACACCCAAGGCAGCCggttttataaagagaaaaggtttatgtAGATCACagttgttagcattttgtctaggctccgccccacagttacctggcaacagccaggtatgcctgactcactataaaaggggctgcttggtccctcctctcttgccttcttgcttcaGCTCTGACCccttgctcctgctcctcctctctccccgttcccctcctccctctctctccaagtgctcatggggaagggatgcctcagcacaGGCCTGCAGAGGTATCCCCTATCCCCCACACCTGATGGCACATCCACAAAAACATATGccttctctttttatctttataaaacacaacaacagTCTTGGAGGCTGAAAGAGCCAATGGTAAGTCTGGCTCAGTGGCCATATTTGACCTCATCATCTAGTGGTGTGGTTGGCAGTGGCAGCTGCCATGTAAAAACTGGatggttgggctggagagacggctcagcaattaagagcactgactgctcttccagaggtcctgagttcaattcctagcaaccacatggtggctcacaaccatctgtgatgggatccagcgccctcttctggtgtgtctgaagacagcgacagtgtactcacatacatagatttaaaaaaacaaaaaaccaaaactggatAGTCTTAGTAGTAACCTGTGATACCAGTACTGGATGCAGATAagtatataatgtaaataaagaaatgtaattaaaagtacaaataaataaacattacaaataatgtaattttaaattatagatGTAATTAAAGACTATAAATAAATtgtgtaaagaaaaattaaagcacaAAGTAAGTTTGATTGGAACAAATGGACCAAAGGTCAAATCTCAGCCCTGCCACTTCCTGGCTGTGTGACTTTGCTAATGGTCCTGCCCACTGGGAAATTCAGTCTCTTATCTTCAGGGTGCTCTTAGGGAGGCTTGGAGTATACCCTCAGAgcatggtggacagtgtttatCTGCCATTGTTTCTGCCCCCAAAGAAGTCCTCGGCCCAGAAGATCCTTCGGGCTTGCTAACCGGAAGACAAGTGCTGCATACGTGTGCTTGGGCCCTCGCATCGGCAATTCTGACATCATCTGTATCACCTCTCTgtggctggagaggcagagacctGGAGGTGCTGCTTCCCACCAAAGACACCACAGCTGGCGCATCTATCCTCATCCATGTTTATGACAAGATAGATGCCTGAGATTGGATACTGGTGCACAAAACATGGTCCTCTAGGAATACTATGGCTGTTACCTTCCTGAAATCACAGCAGCTGCATGCAATCCTCACAAGACTgggacacggacacacacacacacacacacacacacacacacacacacacagcgggtggagagagagagggagagcacgTGCACGAAATGGGAAGGTCattaaccccacccccaccccctcgcCTGTCTCTTGCACCTCCACAGCCTCAGGAAGAGCTAGACAGTTTTCTGAAAGGAGGATTCCAATGTGAGTCTCACCCCTGCTGGGCTGGGCTTTTTTGGTGATGTAACTCATTTTCGTGAAAGtgaccctcccacccccaataaactcattggttcacacTGCAAGCGGACAGCCATCCGGGAACCAGGGACCAGTTCTCAGCAGGCACAGATCTGCCAGCtccctgaccttgaacttcccagCCTCCATATTGGTCAAAGATGCTCCAGTCAGCAAGCCAGACCCTATGGGGATTGCTGCAGCAGCTCAAGGAGGCCAGGAGTCTCTATGCATGAAAAACAGGCAGGAAAGAGTCTGAGTCACACGGATCCATGTGGATCTGTCTCACAGGGTTTGACGACTGTCCTAAGACAACAGCAGCTGCCCTGTGTCAGTAGCACTGGTTTCCCTGTCTTTGCCTCCAGGTACAGGTGACTGCTAAGCAACCCACTTTTTACATGGGCCCTAGGAATATAAACGTTGTTTCCCAGACTTTCCtggcaagcattttatccactgagGCTACCTGGTCCTCTCTGCCATGTTTGAGAAATAAATCACACTCACCCACACGTGCAACCGCCACTGCCAATCACGCCACCAGGTGATGAGGTCAAATACGGCTCTCTCAGCCTCCAAGACTGTGATCTacataaaccttttctctttataaagctGGCAGCCTTTGGTGTGTTCTCACAGGAAGGAGAAAGTGCCAGATGCACTGCAGAGCAATTCTCTATTGAGTCTGTTTTATGTGCAATAATTAACATTGATAAGCCCAGGGTCACTAGAAGGGAGGAAattgggggtgtggtggggggcGGAGACTCTTACCTTTCAGGGAGAATGTTGTCTGTGTTGCTGCTGTGGCGTCTCTGCATTTTTCTTAACACCTGAAAGCCGACACGACACGTGTGTGAGCCACATCTCCTGACACACCCCTTCCTTGCCTGTTGCCATGGAGACTGTAAATAAGTATCACTCCGATGTCACATGACTGAGGCTCTCGACAGCTTCCTAAGTACATTTGTATCTTTTCTGCCACACAGTCCTTAATTTGGTATCACATCCCACAGGAGAGAGGCACCGCCCCATCccacactgaggagacagagagtcACAGGTGGAGGTGCTTCCTACACAAAGGGAGAAAACAAATGGGGGGGGGTGCAGACAGGTGCTAGATGGGGTGCAGCGAGCGGCACACAGTGCCCTttaacttgctgtgtgacctcagaCAAGCCAGTAACCTCTCTGTGGCTTCCCCACTCCCCATCAGTTCCCTGGAAGAGAATGGAGCAATGGAATCCAGGCTCCTTCCATCTTCCATCTCACCCATTTCTTAAGTGAAGGTGCGAAGCGAGTCCCCATGGAGACACGTCACCTGGTGTGCAGCAAGGAGCCACATAGACCTCAGAACTCCATGTTGACGAAATGTGCCGTGGGCATTCAGGGTTCCTGATGGGATGTGGCCACTGGGTCCCAGAGAGAGCaggccttctcctcttctttttcttcagaggGAAGCGCAGGGCAGGAGACTCAGTGGAGACATCAGACCTTGGGTGACATAAAGCACTTGTATGAACAGGTCTTGGGATGACTTGTTACAGAATAAGCTGGTGGATGTGACTGGGTACTATAACAGCTCAGTAGTTCTGGTAGCCTCTGAGCTATCTTCCTCTGAGGTTCTGATGGTGGGTTATGGCATTAATAGGCTTGTCCTATTAGCAGACTGTATCCTggaggttggagagatagctgataacctgagtttaatACCCAGCACCTCTGTaagtagccaggcatggtgttgcACTGCACTgggtaatcccagcaccagagaggtAAAACCAGGAGGATTCCCAGTACTCCCTggcccagtcttttttttttttttttttttggttttttgagacagggtttctctgtgtagccctggctgtcctgaaactcactctgtagaccaagctggccttgaactcagaaatccgcctgcctctgcctcccaagtgctgggattaaaggcgtgcgccaccactgcccggctggcccAGTCTTTCTACCCGAAGAGTCCTTGGTCCCCAtgagagatcccatctcaaaaaataagatggacaGTTCTGGCAGAATGACGCCTGagggtgacctctgacctccacacacacttgcaaccccccccccccccaccacatgAGCATCCATACATACCtgcatgtgtgggtatgcatatatacatatacatgtacatatacacgtgtgtgtgtgtgtgtacacaggcacacactgaagACTATAGAAAAAATGATTTTAGAATTTCCATTGGCTTCTAAGTGAAACCAGAATCAAAATCAGAGTTGTTGGAGACCTCCACATTGTGCCCGAGGCATCATTACCTTCCTGTCACTTCCAGACACTTTAAAGTTAAGAGTCCCGGCTTTTGTATCTGCCGTTCCTTCCCTGGGATTCTTTTTCAGCTGAGGGTTAAACACTACCTCCTTCCAGAGGCCTTCTCTTGGGTTTCCTGTTGGGTCTGGGCTGCTTTTCTCATAGAACTTAACCAGTCACTGACACATTGTTTACTATGATCCATGAGAAATCCTGTGTCTGGTTTGCCCCTCCGCCTCGGCATTGCAGAGATGGAAGGTGGACATTTGTGCAGAGATTAAATCACCCCGAGCTTCTCCAGCTACAGATCCCTCACCTTGTCTTATCCTCCCACACCAATAAAAGACCAAGAATAGAAGGGGCAGGGCTTAGAGAGAGGCTGGGTGTAGctactgctcctgcagaagacttaagtccagttcccagcacccacaaggacagctcacaactacctgtgtCTGCAGCTCAAAGTGATCTGACTCCCTCTATTGGCCTCGGAGGGCACCTGCATTCCTATTTGCAAACCTACACTcacaacataattaaaaaataaataaaaacaagatctttaaagaaataaagaatatgcTTCTATGAACAGGCTCAGTTTCCCAGCATATTTTccctacacagagagatccatcTCTTAGTCCAGGCCAACACAACTGGATGCCTCTTAACTCTGCTCAGCCTTCTCGGGACCGCCAACCTAGGAAGCCACCAGCTAAGGCGCCCGTCTTTTCTGCAAGGTTAAATTAGCTGGGAAACGACTCCTTGGTATCATCTTCATATTCAGGCAAACCCTCTAGCACCGAGCTACACCCTCAACCCTGCCATcttcattaaaaagagaaaagaaaaaagaaaaaaaaaaagaaatgtcatcaTATAACATGCCTCAAGAATTTGCAATCTGGCTTGATACTCCGGGTTGCCCTACTACTCCTTATCTTCAGGAAAAATAAGACACGGTATCCCCAAGTTTCCATCTACAAGCTTGGCAGAACGTCATAAATTAAATGCCCAGGATTCTGTGGCAAGCAAGCGGTCCAACTATCCTCATATGGAACCCTGGAGCACACAGGATGCTACGGAATGAATGAATGGACCGTCTTGGTCCCACACACCCTGGCCCTCCCTATGAGGCCACACCTTCCCTACAGGACGCTTGGGCGCGAGCGGCATCCCCAGACCGGACAGGGAAGCGCCTCTACGGCCTGGCTCGCAGGGCCGCAGGGTAGCGGTGGGCGAGCATCGCCTTCGTTTACCTGCCAGACACTTCAGCAATCACGGCCTCTGCTAATCCAGCCCAGCCAATCACAGGCGTGGCCAGGGAGGCACGTGACTTCCGGCCGGTTCAGCCTCCGAGAATCCCGTCGGCGCTAGGACCCAGGCATAGCGAGGCCTGCCTCCGGTCCGAGATGGCCCGCCCCTGCGTCCGTATTCAGCCAATGGAAGGCCGTGGCTCCGGCAGAACCAATGGCGAGGAGGCATGGAGGGGCCTGGCGGTGGCGTCACTGGGTAGGGCGGGGCGTGCGGCGGATCACGTGGCCGGCGCGCTTGCTGCGGGAAGGTTAAGCAGTGCTGGGAGCATACCGGGGGTCATGCCGTGGGGTCGTCTCTGCGCCTGCGCCCTGCCGGGATGCTGAACCTTGCGGCGCTGCTGTGGCGCCGGCTCCTGCGCAAGCGTTGGGTGCTCGCCCTGGTTTT
This portion of the Arvicanthis niloticus isolate mArvNil1 chromosome 24, mArvNil1.pat.X, whole genome shotgun sequence genome encodes:
- the Rnft2 gene encoding E3 ubiquitin-protein ligase RNFT2 isoform X3; protein product: MWLLAAHQSPWQQARKGCVRRCGSHTCRVGFQVLRKMQRRHSSNTDNILPERSRSQALSPEASVDEGGVFESLKAEPASPPALFSGLAGSLPASPFPAGLVLGSTAGGGDVFIPMPATRDEAGGRSTEGSTYHHRQAHHHFHHSTHRGGSLLQHVGGDHRGHSEEGVDEQPGTPAPALSELKAVICWLQKGLPFILILLAKLCFQHKLGIAVCIGMASTFAYANSTLQEQVSLKEKRSVLVILWILAFLAGNTLYVLYTFSSQQLYSSLIFLKPNLETLDFFDLLWIVGIADFVLKYITIALKCLIAALPKIILAVKSKGKFYLVIEELSQLFRSLVPIQLWYKYIMGDDSSNSYFLGGVLIILYSLCKSFDICGRVGGLRKALKLLCTSQNYGVRATGQQCTEAGAVCAICQAEFRDPMILLCQCGQRWWCIS
- the Rnft2 gene encoding E3 ubiquitin-protein ligase RNFT2 isoform X4, whose amino-acid sequence is MWLLAAHQSPWQQARKGCVRRCGSHTCRVGFQVLRKMQRRHSSNTDNILPERSRSQALSPEASVDEGGVFESLKAEPASPPALFSGLAGSLPASPFPAGLVLGSTAGGGDVFIPMPATRDEAGGRSTEGSTYHHRQAHHHFHHSTHRGGSLLQHVGGDHRGHSEEGVDEQPGTPAPALSELKAVICWLQKGLPFILILLAKLCFQHKLGIAVCIGMASTFAYANSTLQEQVSLKEKRSVLVILWILAFLAGNTLYVLYTFSSQQLYSSLIFLKPNLETLDFFDLLWIVGIADFVLKYITIALKCLIAALPKIILAVKSKTSFLGDFAFSSSPSHFLSLCLWQPPTVPMTASFPWFLSQPP